The Streptomyces sp. NBC_01197 genome window below encodes:
- a CDS encoding NUDIX domain-containing protein, whose product MQWTNISERNVYKNPWFQVNLADVALPDGTRLDHYVIRQRAVAAATVVNEANEVLLLWRHRFITDSWGWELAAGVVEDGETAEAAAAREMEEETGWRPGPLRHLLSVEPSNGLSDARHHLYWSEEGIRTGGPQDAFESSRREWVPLKLVPDMIARGEVPASNTAAGLLMLHHLRLG is encoded by the coding sequence GTGCAGTGGACGAACATAAGCGAACGAAATGTGTACAAGAACCCCTGGTTCCAGGTGAATCTGGCGGATGTGGCACTCCCGGACGGCACCCGGCTCGACCACTATGTGATCAGGCAGCGGGCCGTCGCGGCGGCGACCGTGGTCAATGAGGCGAACGAGGTGCTGCTGCTCTGGCGCCACCGGTTCATCACGGACAGCTGGGGCTGGGAGCTGGCCGCGGGCGTGGTCGAGGACGGCGAGACGGCCGAGGCGGCGGCGGCCCGCGAGATGGAGGAGGAGACGGGGTGGCGGCCGGGTCCGCTGCGCCATCTGCTCAGCGTCGAACCGTCCAACGGCCTCTCCGACGCCAGGCACCATCTGTACTGGTCGGAGGAGGGGATCCGGACGGGCGGCCCGCAGGACGCGTTCGAGTCCTCGCGCCGTGAGTGGGTGCCGCTGAAGCTGGTGCCGGACATGATCGCGCGTGGCGAGGTCCCGGCGTCCAACACGGCGGCGGGGCTCCTGATGCTGCACCATCTGCGGCTCGGCTAG
- a CDS encoding 3-hydroxybutyryl-CoA dehydrogenase yields the protein MTDIERVGVVGCGQMGAGIAEVCARSGLEVMVAETTGEALEIGRTRLHNSLSKAAERGKITEEERDATLGRLSFTTDLGEFADRDLVIEAVVENEQVKTEIFQVLDQVVTRPDAILASNTSSIPLVKLAVATSRPDQVMGIHFFNPAPVQQLVELIPALTTSEETVKRSEALVQGILGKHAIRAQDRSGFVVNALLIPYLLSAIRMFESGIASREDIDNGMEMGCAHPMGPLKLADLIGLDTVASVADSMYAEFKEPLYAAPPLLQRMVDAGRLGRKTGSGFYPYD from the coding sequence GTGACCGACATCGAACGCGTCGGAGTGGTGGGCTGTGGCCAGATGGGCGCGGGGATCGCAGAGGTCTGCGCCCGCAGCGGCCTTGAGGTGATGGTTGCCGAGACCACTGGCGAGGCTCTGGAAATCGGCCGCACCCGGCTCCACAACTCCCTCTCGAAGGCCGCCGAGCGCGGCAAGATCACCGAGGAGGAGCGCGACGCGACGCTCGGCCGGCTGAGCTTCACCACCGACCTCGGGGAGTTCGCCGACCGCGACCTCGTCATCGAGGCCGTCGTGGAGAACGAGCAGGTGAAGACGGAGATCTTCCAGGTGCTCGACCAGGTGGTGACCCGGCCGGACGCGATCCTCGCCTCCAACACCTCGTCGATCCCGCTGGTGAAGCTGGCCGTCGCCACTTCCCGGCCCGACCAGGTCATGGGCATCCACTTCTTCAACCCCGCGCCCGTGCAGCAGCTCGTCGAACTGATCCCGGCGCTGACCACGTCCGAAGAGACGGTCAAGCGCTCCGAGGCGCTGGTGCAGGGCATACTCGGCAAGCACGCGATCCGTGCGCAGGACCGCTCGGGCTTCGTGGTCAACGCCCTGCTCATCCCGTATCTGCTCTCCGCGATCCGGATGTTCGAGTCCGGCATCGCGAGCCGCGAGGACATCGACAACGGCATGGAGATGGGCTGCGCCCACCCGATGGGCCCGCTGAAACTCGCCGACCTGATCGGTCTCGACACCGTCGCGTCTGTCGCGGACTCGATGTACGCAGAGTTCAAGGAGCCGCTGTACGCCGCTCCCCCGCTGCTGCAGCGCATGGTCGACGCGGGACGGCTGGGCCGTAAGACCGGCTCGGGCTTCTACCCGTACGACTGA
- a CDS encoding DMT family transporter, whose protein sequence is MTAQNSATDDSSIAVTGSRGDSTVGGTGHTARNGTLLAGLGVVSFSLTFPATAWGLEGFGPWSLVSVRCVLAALLAGGALLTLRIPVPDRRHWAGLAVVGAGVVLGFPLLTTLALQTSTTSHAAVVVGLLPLTTAVFSALRTGSRPSRAFWAATLAGAAVVIVFTVQQSGGALSTGDMYLFAALLICAAGYTEGGRLAREMPGWRVIGWALILCLPLAVPAAAVALTLEPVHVTGHSIAGMLWLAAGSQFLGLVVWYRGMAEIGVARASQLQLAQPLLTLVWSVLLLGEHLPVAAPVAAVAVLVCIAVTQRSRTR, encoded by the coding sequence ATGACAGCACAGAATAGCGCTACCGACGATTCATCGATAGCAGTCACCGGCAGCAGAGGTGACAGCACCGTGGGCGGGACCGGCCACACGGCTCGCAACGGCACCCTGCTGGCCGGACTCGGGGTCGTCTCCTTCTCGCTGACGTTCCCCGCGACCGCCTGGGGCCTTGAGGGCTTCGGTCCCTGGTCGCTTGTCTCCGTACGCTGCGTGCTCGCCGCTCTGCTGGCGGGCGGCGCCCTGCTCACCCTGCGTATTCCCGTCCCCGACCGGCGCCACTGGGCCGGTCTCGCCGTGGTGGGCGCCGGGGTGGTCCTGGGCTTCCCGCTGCTGACCACGCTCGCCCTGCAGACCTCCACGACCTCGCACGCCGCCGTGGTGGTGGGGCTGCTGCCGCTCACCACGGCCGTCTTCTCGGCTCTGCGGACCGGTTCACGGCCGTCCCGCGCCTTCTGGGCCGCGACCCTGGCCGGGGCAGCCGTGGTGATCGTGTTCACCGTGCAGCAGTCCGGCGGGGCCCTGTCCACGGGTGACATGTATCTCTTCGCCGCTCTGCTGATCTGCGCCGCCGGATACACCGAGGGCGGACGGCTGGCCCGCGAGATGCCCGGCTGGCGGGTGATCGGCTGGGCGCTGATCCTCTGCCTGCCGCTCGCCGTGCCGGCCGCCGCCGTGGCGCTGACGCTCGAACCCGTACACGTCACCGGCCACAGCATCGCCGGGATGCTCTGGCTGGCGGCAGGTTCCCAGTTCCTGGGGCTGGTTGTCTGGTACCGCGGCATGGCCGAGATCGGCGTCGCCAGGGCCAGCCAGCTCCAGCTCGCACAGCCGCTGCTGACCCTGGTCTGGTCGGTCCTGCTGCTCGGCGAGCACCTTCCGGTGGCCGCTCCCGTCGCCGCCGTCGCGGTCCTCGTCTGTATCGCGGTCACTCAGCGCTCCAGGACGAGATAG
- a CDS encoding aminotransferase-like domain-containing protein has protein sequence MYERSSVTELVKSLKAELDRYPVDGKLPSSRAMVEAYRVSPVTVSRALAQLAAEGLVVTRPGAGAFRARPREDTPAPGDTSWQEIALSADGATDAAPRAVDASGVLVTLAAPPPGVIEFNGGYLHASLQPEQAMAAALARAGRRPGAWGRPPVDGIPELREWFARGIGGPVTAADILVTAGGQSAISTALRALAPPGASVLVESPTYPGMLAVARAAGLRPVPVPVDPDGVRPGLLADAFRATGSRVFVCQPLFQNPTGAVLSDARRPEVLRIAREAGAFVIEDDFVRRLVHEDAGPLPRPLATDDHDGVVVHVCSLTKATSPSLRVGVLAARGPVFERLRSIQVVDSFFVPRPIQEATVELVGSPAWNRHLRSVSGQLKGRRDTLTAALRSSLPELDLPYIPSGGYHLWLRLPDGTDEAAVVSAALRAGVAIAPGRPYFSAEPPAPHLRLSFAGVAGRGEIAEGVRRLRTACDEVLG, from the coding sequence ATGTATGAGCGTAGCAGTGTGACCGAGCTGGTGAAATCCTTGAAAGCGGAGCTCGATCGCTATCCGGTTGATGGAAAGCTGCCGTCGAGCCGGGCCATGGTCGAGGCCTACCGGGTCAGCCCGGTGACCGTCTCCAGGGCGCTCGCCCAGCTCGCCGCCGAGGGCCTCGTCGTGACCCGCCCGGGCGCCGGAGCGTTCCGGGCGCGGCCCCGTGAGGACACCCCCGCCCCCGGCGACACCTCCTGGCAGGAGATCGCGCTCAGCGCCGACGGGGCCACCGACGCCGCTCCCCGCGCGGTGGACGCGTCCGGGGTGCTGGTCACGCTCGCCGCGCCACCGCCGGGCGTCATCGAGTTCAACGGCGGCTATCTGCACGCCTCGCTCCAGCCTGAGCAGGCGATGGCCGCCGCCCTCGCCAGGGCGGGCCGCAGGCCCGGGGCGTGGGGGCGGCCCCCCGTCGACGGGATTCCCGAGCTGCGCGAGTGGTTCGCACGGGGGATCGGCGGACCGGTCACCGCGGCCGACATCCTGGTCACCGCGGGCGGCCAGAGCGCCATCAGCACCGCCCTGCGCGCGCTCGCCCCGCCCGGCGCCTCCGTACTCGTCGAATCCCCGACCTATCCGGGGATGCTGGCTGTCGCCCGCGCGGCCGGGCTGCGGCCGGTGCCGGTCCCGGTGGATCCTGACGGCGTACGCCCCGGACTGCTCGCCGACGCGTTCCGCGCCACCGGGTCCCGGGTCTTCGTCTGCCAGCCGCTCTTCCAGAACCCGACCGGTGCGGTCCTCAGCGACGCCCGCCGCCCGGAGGTGCTGCGCATCGCCCGGGAGGCCGGGGCGTTCGTCATCGAGGACGACTTCGTCCGCAGGCTCGTCCACGAGGACGCGGGGCCCCTGCCGAGACCGCTGGCCACCGACGACCACGACGGTGTGGTCGTCCATGTCTGCTCGCTCACCAAGGCGACCTCGCCCAGTCTGCGGGTGGGGGTGCTGGCCGCACGCGGCCCGGTGTTCGAACGGCTGCGCTCGATCCAGGTCGTCGACAGCTTCTTCGTCCCGCGGCCGATCCAGGAGGCCACCGTCGAGCTGGTCGGATCGCCTGCGTGGAACCGCCATCTGCGGTCCGTCTCGGGGCAGTTGAAGGGCCGCAGAGACACACTCACCGCGGCGCTCCGCAGCAGTCTTCCCGAACTGGACCTCCCGTACATCCCCAGCGGTGGCTACCACCTCTGGCTGCGGCTGCCCGACGGCACGGACGAGGCTGCGGTGGTCTCCGCGGCTCTCCGCGCGGGCGTCGCCATCGCACCGGGCCGCCCGTACTTCTCCGCCGAACCGCCCGCTCCGCATCTACGGCTGAGTTTCGCCGGGGTGGCGGGGCGGGGCGAGATCGCCGAAGGGGTACGGAGATTGCGTACGGCGTGCGACGAGGTGCTCGGCTGA
- a CDS encoding histidine phosphatase family protein, whose protein sequence is MSVRVTLVAAARSSSRLAERFDDDRPLDRAGWHEVQLSASFLVPLAAAELRYCSPTARSRATGDALGFAPLLQPALSDCDMGRWRGLTLAEVTAREPAAVDVWLSDPRSAPHGGESLMGFISRIGNWLETRPPCDGSIVAVAEPSVVRAALVYALRAPPSTYWNVDVPPLSTATLTGLPGRWSLRLETAAR, encoded by the coding sequence ATGAGCGTTCGCGTCACGCTGGTCGCCGCCGCACGCAGTTCCTCCCGGCTCGCCGAGCGCTTCGACGACGACCGGCCTCTCGACCGCGCCGGCTGGCACGAGGTGCAGCTCTCGGCGAGCTTCCTCGTCCCGCTGGCCGCCGCCGAGCTGCGCTACTGCTCGCCCACCGCCCGCAGCCGCGCCACCGGCGACGCCCTCGGCTTCGCGCCGCTGCTCCAACCCGCCCTCAGCGACTGCGACATGGGGCGGTGGCGCGGGCTTACCCTGGCGGAGGTGACGGCACGCGAACCGGCAGCCGTCGACGTCTGGCTCTCCGACCCGCGTTCGGCCCCGCACGGCGGGGAGTCACTGATGGGCTTCATCTCGCGGATAGGGAACTGGCTGGAGACCCGGCCCCCGTGCGACGGCTCCATCGTCGCGGTCGCCGAACCGTCCGTCGTCCGGGCCGCCCTGGTCTACGCGCTCCGGGCGCCGCCGTCGACGTACTGGAACGTCGACGTGCCTCCGCTCTCCACGGCGACCCTCACCGGTCTGCCGGGGCGCTGGAGCCTGCGTCTGGAGACAGCTGCCCGCTGA
- a CDS encoding SRPBCC family protein — protein sequence MSKEPFRSPDLTSRPFRLTTGHPMGAAPGVLYLAWTERFDQWFAAPGSVRMTPEEGAPFFFETEYAPEPGGPVVRHPHYGRFLRLERDRLVEVTWVTGAGGTEGAETVVTVELAPEGDGTLLTLTHAGFADEESCERTADAWPLVLEQLDRQTAPAG from the coding sequence ATGTCCAAGGAACCGTTCCGCAGTCCGGATCTGACATCCAGGCCCTTCCGGCTGACGACCGGACACCCTATGGGCGCCGCCCCCGGGGTCCTCTATCTGGCCTGGACCGAACGGTTCGACCAGTGGTTCGCGGCCCCCGGTTCGGTACGGATGACACCCGAGGAGGGCGCGCCGTTCTTCTTCGAGACGGAGTACGCGCCCGAGCCGGGCGGCCCGGTTGTCCGGCACCCGCACTACGGCCGGTTCCTGCGGCTGGAGCGGGACCGCCTCGTCGAGGTCACCTGGGTCACGGGTGCGGGCGGCACCGAGGGCGCCGAAACCGTGGTCACCGTCGAACTCGCACCGGAGGGGGACGGGACGCTGCTGACGCTCACCCATGCGGGCTTCGCCGACGAGGAGTCCTGCGAGCGCACCGCCGACGCCTGGCCCCTGGTCCTCGAACAGCTCGACCGGCAGACCGCGCCGGCCGGCTGA